The sequence CCCGTCTTTACGGATATGTAAGAGATGATGCTCCCCTTCTCCTGTTGGGCTAAAGGGCAAAATCTCTTTCACGATAAAATCGCTATTTTGAGTACGTAAATCGGCAGTGCCGAGTGGTTTGCCATATAAGTAATGCAGTTCGCTCATGGGACTTATCTATCTCGTTAATTAATCTTGTTTACGGCTCATCAACACAACTGCTTCTACCGCAATGCCTTCTTTACGTCCTGTAAAACCTAACTTTTCAGTAGTGGTGGCTTTGACGTTAATATCATCCAATTCGGCCATTAAATCGGTGGCAAGCACTTGGCGCATAGCTTCAATATGGGGTGCAATTTTGGGCGCTTGGGCAATAATAGTGACATCAACATTACCTAGTTCAAAACCCCTTTGCTTTGCCAAATCATAGCAATGACGCAATAATACGCGGCTATCAGCGCCTTTATAGGCGGTATCCGTATCGGGAAAATGTTTGCCTATATCTCCGAGAGCCATCGCTCCCAGAATGGCATCAGACACTGCATGCAACACCACATCACCATCGGAATGTGCGACGAGCCCAGTCTCATAGGGTACTTCAACACCACACAATATTAAGGGCCGATCTTCGCCAAATTTGTGAACATCGAAACCATGACCGATACGGATTTTCATTTATTATTTCCTAACTTACTTTAGTAACATGCTAGATAAACTATTTTGCCACGCGCATTAAAAAGAGTTCAGCCAGCTCCAGATCATCGGGATGTGTGACTTTGATATTGTCGGCACGGCCAGAAACCAGCCCCGGTGATATCCCTGCCCATTCCATGGCTGAGGCTTCATCCGTAACCGTTACACCAGCTAGGATTGCCGCTTGAAGATGCATTTTCAACTCAGATGTTGGAAATAATTGCGGCGTCAACGCATGCCATAAATTATCGCGGCAAACAGTTGCATTTATTTCCCCTTTTTGATTAGCACGCTTCATCGTATCACGCACTGGCATTGCCAATATCGCCCCATGGGGGAAATCGGCACGTGACACAAGTAATTTATCGATATCAGCCAAGGTTAAACAGGGCCTTGCTGCGTCATGTACCAAGGCCCAACTATCTTCAGGCGCTTTCATCAACGCCGCCAACACTGAATCAGCACGCTCACCGCCACCAAGCACTGTGATAAGTTTTGGATGCTGCGCTTGTGGTAATGCGTAAAAAAATGAGTCATTAGGATGTAGTGCAATAATCACTTGGGTGATTTGTTGATGCGACAATAGTGTATCTAACGTATGGGCAAGAATACTTTGACCTAATACCTCAAGATATTGCTTGGGTTTATCGGCCCCCATGCGGCTACCAATTCCTGCTGCGGGCACGATCGCGACAACGCTTTGGGGATCTGGATTTGCTTTCATCATTTGATGCTGATGTTCGAGATTGGGTCGCTCTTCTAATGCGATATCCATACGCATTAACTCCGTCACTGAGAAGGACTCGATACTGAGCGTTCACCACCCACCACACGGTAGAAAGTTTCACCTTCTTTTACCATACCGAGCTCGTTACGCGCGCGTTCTTCAATGGCCTCAGTACCGCTTTTAAGGTCGATAATTTCTTCTTTCAGCACTTGGTTACGCTCATTGAGTTTATCGTTACCTTCTTGCTGAACCGCAATATGTTTTTGCAAGACAAAGTATTCGGGCAGACTGTTGCTTCCCGACCATAGCCGATATTGCAATAAACCGAGTAGCACTATGAGTGCAATGACAAAAAATTTCATGGAGGAATTAGCGTCAGTATCTTGGATTAATAAAATATACCGCAGATAGTACAACAAAAAAGGCCACCAAGTGGTGGCCTTTTTGCATCAAACGTTAAATTACGCCTGACCTTTGATCTCTTTCAAACCACGGTATGGGGCTTTTTCACCTAATTGCTCTTCGATGCGCAGCAATTGGTTGTATTTAGCCACACGGTCAGAACGACACAGTGAGCCCGTTTTGATTTGACCTGCCGCTGTACCCACAGCTAAATCGGCGATGGTCGCGTCTTCAGTTTCACCACTACGGTGTGAAATCACTGCGGTATAACCTGCTTCTTTCGCCATACGAATGGCCGCTAAAGTCTCTGTCAATGAACCAATTTGGTTAAACTTGATAAGGATTGAGTTAGCAATGCCGTTTTCGATACCGCGGGTTAAGATTTTAGTGTTGGTTACGAATAAATCGTCGCCCACTAATTGGATCTTGTCGCCCATAATTTGAGTTTGGTAAGCCCAACCATCCCAATCTGATTCGTCTAAGCCGTCTTCGATAGACACGATTGGATATTGATCTGCCAATGATTTTAAGAAATCAGAGAAACCGTTCGAGTCAAAGACTTTACCTTCGCCCGCTAAATCGTATTTACCATCTTTATAGAATTCAGAGGCGGCGCAGTCTAATGCCAGAGTCACATCGGTACCTAACTTGTAGCCCGCCAGTTCAACCGCTTCTTTAATCACAGCTAACGCATCAGCGTTTGACGCTAAGTTAGGTGCAAAACCACCTTCGTCACCCACAGAAGTGCTTAGGCCTTTGTCGTGTAATACTTTTTTTAACGTATGGAAAATTTCAGCGCCCATACGCAGTGCTTCACGGAAGGTTTTTGCGCCAACAGGTTGCACCATGAATTCTTGGATATCAACGTTGTTATCCGCGTGCTCGCCACCGTTTAAGATGTTCATCATAGGCACAGGCATAGAATATTGGCCAGGGGTGCCGTTTAATTCAGCGATATGTGCGTATAAAGGAATACCTTTAGATGCTGCTGCTGCTTTGGCTGCCGCTAAAGACACAGCCAGAATAGCGTTTGCGCCTAACTTGTCTTTGTTTTCAGTGCCGTCTAAGTCGATCATGATTTGATCAAGCTCAGCTTGTGCAGTGGCATCTTTGCCTAGTAACGCAGTGCGGATGACACCGTTGACGTTGGCAACGGCGGTTAACACGCCCTTGCCTAAATAACGGCTCTTATCGCCATCACGTAATTCTAACGCTTCGCGGCTACCGGTTGATGCGCCAGATGGCGCTGCCGCCATACCCACAAAACCACCTTCTAAATGCACTTCGGCTTCAACTGTTGGGTTACCACGAGAATCCATAATCTCGCGACCAATCACGTTAATAATCTTAGCCATATTACCCTCGATTTAAGTTTAAAAATAAAAGAAAAAACCAATACCTATGGGAATAAACAGATGCAAATATCGGCAAAAACGTCGTTTATTGTTCCATCTATCGGTGTGTCATTTATACACATGGGTACGAGTTCTTTTCATATCAAAGCGGCTTGAGTGTAACAAAAGGCCAGTCCCACTGTCGCGGTTCTGGCCTTAAATATTGTTACTTCAGATCACGTTTTTGGTGTGCGCTCGCTGCGGCAATAAAGCCTTCGAACAATGGATGACCATCGCGTGGCGTTGAGGTGAACTCAGGGTGGAATTGACCCGCAACAAACCATGGGTGATCTTTTAATTCGATCATTTCTACCAACTTGCGATCGGAAGATAAACCACTGAACACCATGCCAGCTTGCTCTAAGCGTTCTCTGTACTTGTTGTTCACTTCGTAACGGTGACGATGGCGTTCGATACAGCTATTGCCTTTGTAGGCTTGTGCCGCTTTAGAGCCTTCAAGTAAATGGCACAATTGTGCGCCTAAACGCATAGTGCCACCTAAATCAGAAGCCTCATGGCGTTGCTCAACATTACCTTCCTCATCAACCCATTCAGTGATTAAACCTACTACTGGGAATGGCGTTTCTTTATTGAATTCCGTTGAATGAGCATCAGTCATACCAGCAACATTACGGGCAAACTCAATCAGAGCAACTTGCATACCTAAACAAATACCGAAATAAGGTAGTTTGTTTTCACGGGCAAATTTTGCCGCCAGTATCTTACCTTCAACACCACGCTCGCCGAAGCCACCTGGTACTAAGATACCGTCTAAGCCCTGTAGGACTTCATCGCCTTTAGCTTCTACGGTTTGTGAATCAATATACTTGATGGTCACAGATACGCGGTTTTTAAGGCCTGCATGTTTTAATGCTTCGTTGACTGACTTATAGGCATCTGGCAGTTCAATGTATTTACCCACCATACCAATCACGACTTCGCCGTTTGGATTAGCTTCTTGGTAAATCACATTTTCCCACTCAGATAAGTCAGCTTCACGGCATTCTAAACCGAAACGCTTAACCACTAAGTCATCCAAACCTTGTGAACGCAGCAGTGCTGGGATTTTATAAATACTATCAACATCTTTTAATGAAATAACCGCACGCTCTTCAACATTACAGAATAGCGAAATCTTCGCGCGCTCGTTTGCTGGAATTGCGCGATCGCCACGGCAAATCAACACATCGGGTGCAATACCAATAGAACGCAACTCTTTTACTGAGTGTTGAGTTGGCTTAGTTTTCACTTCGCCAGCCGCACCTAAGAAAGGCACTAAGGTTAAATGCATGAACAGAGTACGATCGCGGCCAAGCTCAACGCCGAGCTGACGGATAGACTCAAGGAACGGCAAGGACTCGATATCACCCACAGTACCGCCGATTTCGACGATAGCCACATCATGGCCTTCGCCACCTGCTAATACTTTTTCTTTAATCGCATTAGTGATATGTGGAATAACCTGAATGGTTGCGCCCAAATAATCGCCACGACGTTCTTTACGTAGTACTTCTTCGTAAATACGACCGGTAGTGAAGTTGTTACGACGATTCATCTTAGTACGGATAAAACGCTCGTAGTGACCCAAGTCGAGATCTGTTTCTGCACCGTCTTCAGTAACAAATACTTCGCCATGTTGGGTTGGGCTCATGGTACCCGGATCAACGTTAATGTAAGGGTCCAGTTTCATGATGGTTACATTGAGACCGCGGGCCTCTAAAATTGCAGCTAATGATGCTGCTGCAATGCCTTTACCTAGTGATGAAACAACGCCACCAGTAACGAAGATATACCTTGTAGTCATGCTGAACCTGAGAAAATGAGTTTGAAAATACGTGCTTGTAAGAAAGCACTAGGACGGGGCAGTAGTATACCAAAGGCGGCGCGATTCGACAAACACCAATCGGGATAATTTGCCGTTTATCTCGTCTCCATCGCTTTTACTTGGTCCCAATAGGCATCGAGCTCCATTAATGTATGCTCTTCCATGCTTTTACCGCTGTCACTGGCCAACTGTTCAACGCCGCGAAAACGGCGTTCAAATTTAAGATTGGCTTGGCGCAACGCTTGTTCAGGATCGACCTTAAGATGTCGAGCTAAATTCACTACGGCAAACAGCAAATCGCCCATTTCGGACTGCACTTTAGCTTGGTCTTGCTCGTCTTGATTCACTTCATGCAAGACTTCATCGATTTCTTCATGGATTTTAGCGACCACGGGCTCAAGCTCGGCCCAATCAAACCCGACTCGCGCCACCCTTTGCTGAATTTTGATTGAACGTGACAGCGCGGGTTGTGAGCGAGGAATATTGTCTAGCGCTGAAACAATAATATCGGCTTGGGTTTCACCCGCCACTTGCTGTGCCTTTTGTTCACGTTCACTCGCCTTAATCGCCTCCCAATTGGCTTTCATCGCTTTGGCGCTATCGCCAATTTGTACATTTTGCTCACCAAACACATGGGGATGACGACGGGTTAACTTGTCGCTGATTTTCTCAATCACGCTCGAAAAATCAAATAACCCCTGCTCTTTGCCGAGCTGACAATAGAATACGATTTGAAATAACAAATCCCCGAGTTCATCGGGTAACTCATCCCAGGCTAAACGTTCTATGGTATCGGCAACTTCATAGGCCTCCTCTAAGGTAAAAGGCACTATGGTTTGAAAGGTTTGCGCTTTATCCCAAGGGCAACCCGTGTGCGGATCACGCAGTTTTTCCATTATCTTAAGTAGCGGCTCTACATCTGTTATAGACAGTTCCGTTGTAGATGGTTCCGTTGTAGAAGTTTCAGTCATAGAAGGTTCAGTAGTAGAAAATGAGGTTAATGGCGCCGTGTGGGAAGTCATGCAGATGTCCTTTAAAGATAAATACTGCAACGGGCGAATATTGAGAAAGAACAAAAAATACGCCTCAGCAGTGCTTATTAGCGAAAGGCTATAATAAAGCGATGATGATAAGCTAGGTAAAATAAAAGCGCTATTTTGATGCTGAGATCAGATTTTAGTGCCGTATTTCAACTAAGACTTATTTTAACGAAAGAGCGTTCGCTCCATTTCGTAATTCACTCATCTCGTGAGCAATAAATTGACAACCTTGTTACCCTGCAAATTCTCATCTATGTCCTGCATACAAGTATTTAGCGCAAGCCATCTTAAATGATAAGATACGCAGCAATACTTCAATGAAGCTAAAACTCACCGAGTGAAGACCTGACAATTTCGGCCAAACTATTACATGTGATGAATACACATGAGGAGCGCCGCGTGATGAATGCGGTTATTCGATCTATTTATTTGATTATACTAGGCGTTTCTCTATTCTATCGTCCTATATTAGGGCGTACGCCTCTATAGATTTCAGCATTACTGGAGACAAAACTCATGACAAACGTGAATGTGGATGTCACGCCGTTAACGACTAAGCCATCCCAAGATGGTTTTTATATGCCCGCCGAATGGGCTGCGCAGCAAGCGGTGTGGATGATTTGGCCCTATCGTCCTGATAACTGGCGCGCAGCTGGTGCCTATGCTCAGGCGACCTTTGCCAAGGTGGCCGATGCCATTGGCGCGGCAACTCCAGTGTATATGGGTGTCCCTAAAGCCTTTTTAGCCGAAGCTAAAGCGGTAATGCCATCCCACGTCACTTTGGTTGAAATGGACAGTAACGATTGCTGGGCTCGCGACACTGGGCCAACAGTAGTTGTAAATGCTCATGGCGAATGCCGCGGTGTTGACTGGGGTTTTAATGCTTGGGGCGGCCATAACGGTGGTTTGTACTTCCCATGGGATAAGGACGAGCAAGTCGCACAGCAAATGCTTGCGCAGCATGGTTTTGCCCGTTACAGCGCGCCGCTGATCCTCGAAGGTGGCTCCATCCATGTCGATGGTGAAGGCACCTGTATGACGAGTGCCGAATGTTTGCTCAACGCCAACCGTAACCCTGAACTGACAAAAGAACAGATTGAAGACTTACTGCGTGACTATTTGAATGTTAAGCAGTTTATCTGGTTACAAGATGGCGTTTATATGGATGAGACCGATGGCCATATCGACAATATGTGCTGTTTTGCCCGCCCTGGTGAAGTCATTCTGCACTGGACCGATGATGAAACTGATCCACAATATCCACGTTCAAAAGCCGCGTTAGAGGTGTTGCAAAATACCGTGGATGCCAAAGGCCGTAAGTTAAAAATCCATCTGTTGCCACAACCGGGGCCGCTGTATTGCAGCGAAGAAGAATCAAAAGGTGTGACCGAAGGCACTGGCGTGCCACGCACGGCGGGTGAGCGTTTAGCAGGTTCTTATGTGAACTTTTTAATCACCAATAATCGCATCGTGTTCCCGCTGCTTGACCCTGCAACCGATGATATCGCCGCCCAAAAACTGCAGGAAATCTTCCCAGAGCATGAGATTGTGGGTGTGCCAGCCCGTGAGATTTTATTAGGTGGCGGCAATATCCATTGTATTACTCAGCAAATCCCTGCTGGAAAGTAACCCAAGGAGAACAGCATGACGATTAATGTCACTGTTATTGCACCACAATTGGCTTTCTGCGGGAGGGCGTAAGATGTTTGAAGTCACTGAAGTTTCTATTGCCGAGCTGCGTGCAGCGCTCGAATCTGGCCGCACCACCGCAGTTGAGTTGGTTAAGTCGTATCTCGCGCGGGTTGAGGCCTATGACGGCCCTGCGACAAAGACTAAGCTCAATGCGTTAGTGGTACATAATCCCGATGCGCTGAAAGAAGCCGAAGCCTCAGATGCGCGCCGCGCCCGTGGTGAAACCTTAAGCCCACTTGAGGGTATTCCGTATACCGCCAAGGATAGCTATTTGGTGAATGGGCTGACGGCGGCGTCTGGCAGCCCAGCCTTTAAAGATTTAGTGGCCCAGTACGATGCCTTTGCCGTTGAGCGCCTACGCGCCGCGGGTGCCATTTGCTTAGGCAAAACCAATATACCCCCCATGGCCAATGGCGGTATGCAGCGTGGTCACTATGGCCGCGCTGAAAGCCCATACAATGCTGAGTATCTTACTGCACCATTCGCTTCGGGCTCTTCCAATGGAGCGGGCACAGGTACGGCGGCAAGTTACTCGGCTTTCGGTCTTGCAGAAGAAACGTGGTCAAGTGGCCGTGGCCCTGCGTCCAATAATGGTTTATGCGCCTATACGCCGTCTCGCGGCGTGATTTCCGTGCGTGGCAACTGGCCGTTAACCCCGACCATGGATGTTGTCGTGCCTTATACTCGCACAATGGCGGATATGCTCGAAGTGTTGGATGTGATTGTGGCCGATGACCCCATTACTCGTGGCGATCTCTGGCGTCTGCAACCTTGGGTCCAAATCCCTAAAGCCTCCACAATTCGCCCAGAATCTTATCTGGCGCTGGCGGCTAGCGCCGATACGCTCAAAGGTAAGCGTTTTGGGGTGCCGCGCATGTACATCAATAAAGATGAATTGGCGGGTACCAGCGAAAATCCGGGTATTGGCGGCCCAACTGGTCAACGGATTCATACCCGCCAATCGGTTATCGATTTGTGGGAAGCGGCGCGTAGAGCCTTAGAAGCCGCTGGCGCCGAAGTGATTGAAGTCGATTTTCCGCTGGTTTCCAATTGTGAAGGTGACCGCCCGGGTGCGCCGACGGTGTTTAACCGCGGTATCGTTACGCCCCAATTCCTCCATGATGAATTATGGGAACTCTCAGGTTGGGCGTTCGATGAATTCCTGCGTGCTAACAATGACCCTAAACTCAACAAGCTTGAAGATGTGGTTGGGCATTTGATATTCCCTCATGATCTTGGCACCTTGCCTAACCGTGAAGGAGACTTAGCGGCAGGCATGGAAGAGTATGTCAACATGGCCAAGCGTGGCCTTAAATCCTTCGACCAGATCGACAGCATTCCCGATGGTCTGCGTGGCTTAGAGAAGACGCGTAAGCTGGATCTCGAAGACTGGATGGACGGGCTAAAGCTTGATGCCGTGCTGTTCCCAACCGTGGCCGATGTGGGCCCCGCCGATGCCCATGTGAATCCGGCTTCTGCCGATATCGCATGGAGTAACGGGGTTTGGGTAGCAAACGGAAACCTTGCGATTCGTCACTTAGGCGTACCAACTGTGACTG is a genomic window of Shewanella putrefaciens containing:
- a CDS encoding amidase, producing MFEVTEVSIAELRAALESGRTTAVELVKSYLARVEAYDGPATKTKLNALVVHNPDALKEAEASDARRARGETLSPLEGIPYTAKDSYLVNGLTAASGSPAFKDLVAQYDAFAVERLRAAGAICLGKTNIPPMANGGMQRGHYGRAESPYNAEYLTAPFASGSSNGAGTGTAASYSAFGLAEETWSSGRGPASNNGLCAYTPSRGVISVRGNWPLTPTMDVVVPYTRTMADMLEVLDVIVADDPITRGDLWRLQPWVQIPKASTIRPESYLALAASADTLKGKRFGVPRMYINKDELAGTSENPGIGGPTGQRIHTRQSVIDLWEAARRALEAAGAEVIEVDFPLVSNCEGDRPGAPTVFNRGIVTPQFLHDELWELSGWAFDEFLRANNDPKLNKLEDVVGHLIFPHDLGTLPNREGDLAAGMEEYVNMAKRGLKSFDQIDSIPDGLRGLEKTRKLDLEDWMDGLKLDAVLFPTVADVGPADAHVNPASADIAWSNGVWVANGNLAIRHLGVPTVTVPMGVMADIGMPVGLTFAGRAYDDNNLLKFAGAFESTGDRRMIPPRTPKLGQ
- the aguA gene encoding agmatine deiminase — its product is MTNVNVDVTPLTTKPSQDGFYMPAEWAAQQAVWMIWPYRPDNWRAAGAYAQATFAKVADAIGAATPVYMGVPKAFLAEAKAVMPSHVTLVEMDSNDCWARDTGPTVVVNAHGECRGVDWGFNAWGGHNGGLYFPWDKDEQVAQQMLAQHGFARYSAPLILEGGSIHVDGEGTCMTSAECLLNANRNPELTKEQIEDLLRDYLNVKQFIWLQDGVYMDETDGHIDNMCCFARPGEVILHWTDDETDPQYPRSKAALEVLQNTVDAKGRKLKIHLLPQPGPLYCSEEESKGVTEGTGVPRTAGERLAGSYVNFLITNNRIVFPLLDPATDDIAAQKLQEIFPEHEIVGVPAREILLGGGNIHCITQQIPAGK
- the eno gene encoding phosphopyruvate hydratase, translating into MAKIINVIGREIMDSRGNPTVEAEVHLEGGFVGMAAAPSGASTGSREALELRDGDKSRYLGKGVLTAVANVNGVIRTALLGKDATAQAELDQIMIDLDGTENKDKLGANAILAVSLAAAKAAAASKGIPLYAHIAELNGTPGQYSMPVPMMNILNGGEHADNNVDIQEFMVQPVGAKTFREALRMGAEIFHTLKKVLHDKGLSTSVGDEGGFAPNLASNADALAVIKEAVELAGYKLGTDVTLALDCAASEFYKDGKYDLAGEGKVFDSNGFSDFLKSLADQYPIVSIEDGLDESDWDGWAYQTQIMGDKIQLVGDDLFVTNTKILTRGIENGIANSILIKFNQIGSLTETLAAIRMAKEAGYTAVISHRSGETEDATIADLAVGTAAGQIKTGSLCRSDRVAKYNQLLRIEEQLGEKAPYRGLKEIKGQA
- the ispD gene encoding 2-C-methyl-D-erythritol 4-phosphate cytidylyltransferase — translated: MMKANPDPQSVVAIVPAAGIGSRMGADKPKQYLEVLGQSILAHTLDTLLSHQQITQVIIALHPNDSFFYALPQAQHPKLITVLGGGERADSVLAALMKAPEDSWALVHDAARPCLTLADIDKLLVSRADFPHGAILAMPVRDTMKRANQKGEINATVCRDNLWHALTPQLFPTSELKMHLQAAILAGVTVTDEASAMEWAGISPGLVSGRADNIKVTHPDDLELAELFLMRVAK
- the ispF gene encoding 2-C-methyl-D-erythritol 2,4-cyclodiphosphate synthase: MKIRIGHGFDVHKFGEDRPLILCGVEVPYETGLVAHSDGDVVLHAVSDAILGAMALGDIGKHFPDTDTAYKGADSRVLLRHCYDLAKQRGFELGNVDVTIIAQAPKIAPHIEAMRQVLATDLMAELDDINVKATTTEKLGFTGRKEGIAVEAVVLMSRKQD
- a CDS encoding CTP synthase — translated: MTTRYIFVTGGVVSSLGKGIAAASLAAILEARGLNVTIMKLDPYINVDPGTMSPTQHGEVFVTEDGAETDLDLGHYERFIRTKMNRRNNFTTGRIYEEVLRKERRGDYLGATIQVIPHITNAIKEKVLAGGEGHDVAIVEIGGTVGDIESLPFLESIRQLGVELGRDRTLFMHLTLVPFLGAAGEVKTKPTQHSVKELRSIGIAPDVLICRGDRAIPANERAKISLFCNVEERAVISLKDVDSIYKIPALLRSQGLDDLVVKRFGLECREADLSEWENVIYQEANPNGEVVIGMVGKYIELPDAYKSVNEALKHAGLKNRVSVTIKYIDSQTVEAKGDEVLQGLDGILVPGGFGERGVEGKILAAKFARENKLPYFGICLGMQVALIEFARNVAGMTDAHSTEFNKETPFPVVGLITEWVDEEGNVEQRHEASDLGGTMRLGAQLCHLLEGSKAAQAYKGNSCIERHRHRYEVNNKYRERLEQAGMVFSGLSSDRKLVEMIELKDHPWFVAGQFHPEFTSTPRDGHPLFEGFIAAASAHQKRDLK
- the mazG gene encoding nucleoside triphosphate pyrophosphohydrolase, which codes for MTSHTAPLTSFSTTEPSMTETSTTEPSTTELSITDVEPLLKIMEKLRDPHTGCPWDKAQTFQTIVPFTLEEAYEVADTIERLAWDELPDELGDLLFQIVFYCQLGKEQGLFDFSSVIEKISDKLTRRHPHVFGEQNVQIGDSAKAMKANWEAIKASEREQKAQQVAGETQADIIVSALDNIPRSQPALSRSIKIQQRVARVGFDWAELEPVVAKIHEEIDEVLHEVNQDEQDQAKVQSEMGDLLFAVVNLARHLKVDPEQALRQANLKFERRFRGVEQLASDSGKSMEEHTLMELDAYWDQVKAMETR
- the ftsB gene encoding cell division protein FtsB, which produces MKFFVIALIVLLGLLQYRLWSGSNSLPEYFVLQKHIAVQQEGNDKLNERNQVLKEEIIDLKSGTEAIEERARNELGMVKEGETFYRVVGGERSVSSPSQ